In Akkermansiaceae bacterium, a single genomic region encodes these proteins:
- the urtA gene encoding urea ABC transporter substrate-binding protein, with amino-acid sequence MKINKLSQFIKLACLAAATATAQAKPPTAEVNTTGLAVTDDTVTVGQLHSATGTMAISETGSIQAEQLAIDQINAAGGVLGRQIKVIKEDGASDWPTFAEKAKKLLVSDKVGTVFGCWTSASRKAVLPIFEKEKGMLYYPTFYEGLEQSKNVIYTGQEATQQIIAGLDWIAKEKDAKTFYLIGSDYIWPRTSAKIARKHIENVLKGKVVGEEFYALGHTQFGSLINKIKLRKPDVIYAIVVGGSNVSFYKQLKAAGITSDKQTLLTISVTEDEVLGIGGENLVGFYSSMKYFQSLDNPNNAAFVKAFKDKYGADSVIGDVTQAAYLGPWLWKAAVEKANSFDIEKIAAASPDIELSTAPEGYVKIHPNHHLWSKTRIGQWGANGQAKVLYESELIEPDPFPKGYQ; translated from the coding sequence GCCAATTTATCAAGCTGGCCTGCCTCGCCGCCGCAACCGCGACGGCCCAGGCAAAGCCACCCACGGCCGAAGTCAACACCACCGGCCTCGCCGTCACGGATGACACCGTCACCGTCGGCCAACTTCACTCCGCCACCGGAACCATGGCGATCAGCGAAACAGGCTCCATCCAGGCCGAGCAGCTCGCCATCGATCAGATCAACGCCGCGGGCGGCGTCCTCGGGCGACAGATCAAAGTCATCAAAGAAGACGGTGCCAGCGATTGGCCCACTTTCGCGGAAAAGGCGAAGAAGCTTCTCGTCAGTGACAAAGTCGGCACCGTCTTCGGTTGCTGGACATCCGCCTCACGCAAGGCCGTTCTCCCCATCTTCGAGAAAGAAAAGGGGATGCTCTACTACCCCACCTTCTATGAAGGCCTCGAACAGTCGAAAAACGTGATCTACACCGGCCAGGAAGCCACCCAGCAGATCATCGCCGGACTCGATTGGATCGCCAAGGAAAAGGATGCCAAAACATTCTACCTCATCGGCTCCGATTACATCTGGCCGCGGACCTCCGCCAAGATCGCCCGCAAGCACATCGAGAACGTCCTCAAGGGCAAGGTCGTCGGCGAGGAGTTCTACGCCCTCGGCCACACCCAGTTCGGCTCGCTCATCAACAAGATCAAGCTCCGCAAGCCGGACGTCATCTATGCCATCGTCGTCGGCGGCTCGAACGTCTCGTTCTACAAACAGCTCAAGGCGGCCGGCATCACCAGTGACAAACAGACGCTGCTCACCATCTCTGTCACCGAAGACGAAGTCCTCGGAATCGGCGGTGAGAACCTCGTCGGTTTCTACTCCTCCATGAAGTACTTCCAAAGCCTCGACAACCCGAACAACGCCGCGTTCGTCAAGGCATTCAAAGACAAGTACGGCGCGGACTCCGTCATCGGTGACGTCACCCAGGCCGCCTACCTCGGCCCGTGGCTCTGGAAGGCGGCCGTCGAAAAAGCGAACAGCTTCGACATTGAGAAAATCGCCGCGGCTTCACCGGACATCGAACTCTCCACCGCTCCGGAAGGCTACGTGAAGATCCACCCGAACCATCACCTCTGGAGCAAGACCCGGATCGGCCAATGGGGCGCGAACGGACAAGCGAAAGTCCTCTACGAATCGGAACTCATCGAGCCCGATCCGTTCCCGAAAGGCTACCAATAG